The following are encoded in a window of Armatimonadota bacterium genomic DNA:
- a CDS encoding MerR family transcriptional regulator: protein MGRRERKDKVPIDQRPVSISVASRLTGVETHTLRYWEKEFEDFLNPVRTGGGQRRYRPEDIETIAEIRRLLKDEMFSIAGARRALLTRMNGSGRKNGRAKTARN from the coding sequence ATGGGACGACGCGAACGAAAAGACAAGGTGCCGATTGATCAGCGCCCGGTGTCGATCAGCGTGGCCAGCCGGCTGACGGGCGTGGAAACTCACACCCTGCGCTATTGGGAGAAGGAGTTCGAGGACTTTCTCAATCCGGTTCGAACCGGAGGCGGTCAGCGTCGATATCGGCCCGAAGACATTGAGACGATTGCCGAAATAAGGCGATTGTTGAAGGACGAGATGTTCTCCATCGCGGGTGCCAGAAGGGCGCTGCTGACCCGCATGAACGGTTCTGGCCGCAAAAATGGCCGAGCAAAGACGGCGCGCAACTGA